The Malus sylvestris chromosome 12, drMalSylv7.2, whole genome shotgun sequence genome contains a region encoding:
- the LOC126593242 gene encoding 60S ribosomal protein L10a-like, whose translation MSKLSSDGLREAISQIKTNSETKKRKFTETVELQIGLKNYDPQKDKRFSGSVRLPHIPRPKMRVCMLGDAQHVEEAEKMGLDYMDVESLKKLNKNKKLVKKLAKKYHAFLASEAVIKQIPRLLGPGLNKAGKFPTLVSHQESLEAKLNETKAMVKFQLKKVLCMGVAVGNLAMEEKQIFQNVQLSVNFLVSLLKKNWQNVRSLNLKSTMGKAIRIY comes from the exons ATGAG TAAGCTTTCAAGTGATGGGCTGAGGGAGGCCATTTCACAGATTAAGACAAATTCTGAGACAAAGAAGAGGAAGTTCACTGAGACGGTTGAGCTTCAGATTGGTCTGAAGAACTATGACCCACAAAAGGACAAGCGTTTCAGCGGTTCTGTCAGGCTTCCACATATCCCTCGCCCTAAGATGAGGGTTTGCATGCTTGGAGATGCTCAGCATGTTGAAGAG GCAGAGAAGATGGGTTTGGACTACATGGACGTTGAGAGCTTGAAAAAGCTtaacaagaacaagaaactTGTTAAGAAGCTTGCCAAGAAATACCATGCATTTTTGGCTTCGGAAGCTGTCATTAAGCAGATTCCTCGTCTTCTTGGCCCTGGTCTTAACAAGGCAG GTAAGTTCCCAACCTTGGTGAGTCATCAGGAATCTCTAGAGGCAAAACTTAACGAGACCAAAGCTATGGTGAAGTTCCAACTTAAGAAGGTTCTTTGCATGGGTGTTGCTGTCGGCAATCTTGCTATGGaggagaagcagattttccagAATGTGCAACTCAGTGTCAATTTCTTAGTTTCACTGTTGAAGAAGAATTGGCAGAAT